A DNA window from Amycolatopsis sp. DSM 110486 contains the following coding sequences:
- a CDS encoding S9 family peptidase, with amino-acid sequence MVALVSHGNKVISAGFFRDDELDFATRGVLGRAVRGASEVGEVLATIARVDRATDWAPEWERTAARVQEEAAKAREAGHLVSAGSHYLRAATYWACVVDGLSTGDDTAALKEAFKSHRECWEAVVDCSDGAFLRVPVPYEGTELPGYLLRPDASGTSRPTLVITNGSDGALSDLWTSAAAGALARGWNAFLYDGPGQQSMLFERETCFRHDWEAVLTPVVDTLVDRPDVAELAGYGISQAGYWLPRALAFEHRLAAAVIDPGVVDVSTSWTSHLSRSMRTALAHGERDAFNRDMGLAVRLPGLRRTLTFRARPYSHEDWYDLFKAVEKYQLDEETVAAISTPLLITDPDDEQFWPGQSSRLAELVRGRGGRADLLRFTVEEGANEHVQPMGRLLTENRMFDWLEELVRPRPGRS; translated from the coding sequence GTGGTGGCGTTGGTTTCCCACGGCAACAAGGTCATTTCCGCGGGATTCTTCCGCGACGACGAGCTCGATTTCGCCACGCGCGGAGTGCTCGGCCGCGCCGTGCGCGGGGCGAGTGAGGTCGGTGAGGTGCTGGCGACGATCGCCCGCGTCGACCGGGCGACGGACTGGGCGCCCGAATGGGAGCGGACGGCGGCCCGAGTGCAGGAAGAAGCCGCGAAGGCGCGCGAAGCCGGGCACCTGGTCAGCGCCGGCTCCCACTACCTGCGAGCGGCGACGTACTGGGCCTGCGTCGTCGACGGACTGTCCACAGGGGACGACACGGCTGCGCTGAAGGAAGCGTTCAAGTCCCACCGGGAATGCTGGGAAGCCGTCGTGGATTGCTCCGACGGCGCCTTCCTCCGCGTCCCGGTTCCCTACGAAGGCACGGAGCTGCCCGGTTACCTCCTGCGCCCCGACGCGTCCGGCACCTCGCGCCCGACGCTGGTCATCACCAACGGCAGCGACGGCGCCCTCAGTGACCTGTGGACCTCCGCCGCGGCCGGTGCGCTGGCCCGCGGCTGGAACGCGTTCCTCTACGACGGCCCCGGCCAGCAGTCGATGCTGTTCGAGCGCGAAACCTGTTTCCGTCACGACTGGGAAGCCGTGCTGACCCCGGTCGTCGACACGCTCGTCGACCGTCCGGACGTCGCCGAGCTCGCCGGCTACGGCATCAGCCAGGCCGGTTACTGGCTGCCCCGCGCGCTCGCGTTCGAGCACCGCCTGGCCGCCGCGGTGATCGACCCGGGCGTGGTCGACGTGTCGACTTCCTGGACGAGCCACCTGTCCAGGAGCATGCGGACCGCGCTGGCGCACGGCGAGCGCGACGCGTTCAACCGCGACATGGGCCTGGCCGTCCGCCTGCCGGGCCTGCGCCGCACTCTGACGTTCCGGGCGCGGCCCTACTCGCACGAAGACTGGTACGACCTCTTCAAAGCCGTCGAGAAGTACCAGCTGGACGAGGAAACCGTCGCCGCCATCAGCACGCCCCTGCTCATCACCGACCCGGACGACGAGCAGTTCTGGCCCGGCCAGTCCAGCCGGCTCGCCGAGCTCGTGCGCGGGCGCGGCGGCCGCGCCGACCTGCTGCGGTTCACCGTGGAGGAGGGCGCCAACGAGCACGTGCAGCCGATGGGCCGGCTGCTCACCGAGAACCGGATGTTCGACTGGCTCGAAGAGCTGGTGCGCCCACGGCCGGGGCGAAGCTGA
- a CDS encoding FAD-binding oxidoreductase yields MGGAGELAAQVKGGVYFPGDVGYDRERGGFNLALDHRPEVVVAAAAESDLVASVRFAAEHGLAVDVQSTGHGAHRSMGGGLLVTTRGLNRVEVDPRRRVARVSAGATARDVLVATAAHGLTAPVGSAPGVGYVSYSLGGGLGMLGRRHGYAADHVRRFEIVTADGRELTVTAKQHPELFRALRGGGGNLAAVTALETSLVPLRELYGGSLFFTTERAPVVIERFRSSLATAPRELSLSLAFLAFPDARGVPEPLRGRFCCHLRVAYLGAADAGRRFVEPLVTAGPFLDTVTMMPMTDLGSIHADPVGPMPVDSESLALTSEDALEVVPSLVDPRAPFMLELRHLGGALADEPEVADAVGHRAARLNLFTSAHPGAAPGSQSHVYEAVSEWSSGGPLRTFLPTSHTDASSCYEPATAAELARLKDVWDPGDVFSFAPAVGAPALRASRTSGSR; encoded by the coding sequence ATGGGTGGAGCCGGGGAGCTCGCCGCGCAGGTCAAGGGCGGGGTCTATTTTCCAGGCGACGTGGGGTACGACCGGGAACGGGGCGGGTTCAACCTCGCGCTCGACCACCGGCCCGAGGTGGTGGTGGCGGCCGCGGCCGAATCCGACCTGGTCGCGAGCGTGCGCTTCGCCGCGGAGCACGGGTTGGCCGTCGACGTGCAGTCGACCGGCCACGGCGCGCACCGCTCGATGGGCGGCGGCCTGCTCGTCACCACGCGGGGCCTGAACCGGGTCGAGGTCGACCCGCGGCGGCGGGTCGCGCGCGTTTCGGCCGGGGCGACGGCGCGCGACGTCCTCGTCGCCACTGCCGCACACGGCCTGACCGCGCCGGTCGGGTCCGCACCCGGCGTCGGCTACGTCTCCTACAGCCTCGGCGGTGGCCTCGGCATGCTCGGCCGGCGTCACGGTTACGCCGCCGACCACGTACGCCGCTTCGAGATAGTCACGGCGGACGGCCGCGAGCTCACCGTGACGGCCAAGCAGCACCCCGAGCTGTTCCGTGCCCTGCGCGGTGGTGGCGGTAACCTCGCCGCGGTCACCGCGCTGGAAACCAGCCTGGTGCCGCTGCGCGAGCTCTACGGCGGCAGCCTGTTCTTCACCACCGAGCGCGCCCCGGTGGTCATCGAGCGGTTCCGGTCGAGCCTGGCGACGGCGCCGCGGGAGCTGAGCCTGTCGCTCGCGTTCCTTGCCTTCCCGGACGCGCGGGGCGTGCCCGAACCGCTGCGGGGCCGGTTCTGCTGCCACCTGCGCGTGGCCTACCTCGGCGCCGCGGACGCCGGCCGGCGCTTCGTCGAGCCGCTGGTCACGGCGGGCCCGTTCCTCGACACGGTGACGATGATGCCGATGACCGACCTCGGCTCGATCCACGCCGACCCGGTGGGCCCGATGCCGGTCGACAGCGAGAGCCTCGCGCTGACCAGCGAGGACGCACTGGAGGTCGTGCCGTCGCTCGTGGATCCGCGCGCGCCGTTCATGCTGGAGCTGCGCCACCTCGGCGGCGCGCTGGCCGACGAACCCGAGGTCGCGGACGCCGTCGGGCACCGCGCGGCGCGGCTGAACCTGTTCACGTCGGCTCACCCCGGCGCCGCACCCGGGTCGCAGTCGCACGTGTACGAAGCCGTCTCGGAGTGGAGCTCCGGCGGTCCACTGAGGACGTTCCTGCCGACGAGCCACACCGACGCGTCGTCCTGCTACGAACCGGCCACGGCCGCGGAGCTCGCGCGCCTCAAGGACGTCTGGGATCCGGGTGACGTGTTCAGCTTCGCCCCGGCCGTGGGCGCACCAGCTCTTCGAGCCAGTCGAACATCCGGTTCTCGGTGA
- a CDS encoding amino acid ABC transporter ATP-binding protein, translating into MTTAVRSSSVELRDIHVSFGTLEVLRGVDLNVASGRTTCVIGPSGSGKSTLLRCVNRLQEPDSGDLLLDGTSVIHSNPDALRQRVGMVFQHFNLFGHRSVLDNIVLPLRSVKRLSKEEATAIAQARLAEVGLEDKAPYRPSALSGGQQQRVAIARALAMDPEVMLFDEATSALDPELVKGVLNLMAGLASRGLTLIVVTHEMGFARSVADEVAFMDAGRIVEQGSPDQIFENPRSPRLQQFLSQVL; encoded by the coding sequence GTGACCACCGCCGTGCGTTCGTCCAGTGTGGAGCTGCGCGACATCCACGTCAGCTTCGGCACGCTCGAAGTCCTGCGCGGCGTGGACCTGAATGTGGCCAGCGGCCGCACCACGTGCGTCATCGGCCCGTCCGGCTCGGGCAAGTCCACGCTGCTGCGCTGCGTCAACCGCCTGCAGGAACCCGACAGCGGCGACCTGCTGCTCGACGGCACCAGCGTGATCCACTCGAACCCCGACGCGCTGCGCCAGCGCGTGGGCATGGTGTTCCAGCACTTCAACCTGTTCGGGCACCGCAGCGTGCTGGACAACATCGTGCTGCCTTTGCGGAGCGTGAAGCGACTGTCCAAAGAGGAGGCCACGGCGATCGCGCAGGCGCGGCTGGCCGAGGTCGGCCTGGAGGACAAGGCGCCGTATCGGCCGTCGGCGCTGTCGGGCGGGCAGCAGCAGCGCGTGGCCATCGCGCGGGCGCTGGCGATGGACCCCGAGGTGATGCTGTTCGACGAGGCCACCTCCGCGCTGGACCCCGAGCTGGTCAAGGGCGTGCTGAACCTGATGGCGGGCCTGGCTTCGCGCGGCCTCACGTTGATCGTGGTGACGCATGAAATGGGCTTCGCGCGCAGCGTCGCCGATGAAGTGGCGTTCATGGACGCCGGCCGGATCGTGGAGCAGGGCAGCCCGGACCAAATCTTCGAAAACCCGCGCAGCCCGCGGTTGCAGCAGTTCCTTTCGCAGGTGCTCTGA
- a CDS encoding amino acid ABC transporter permease codes for MDQFLDTFLNWDYIWQVFPDLLKTGLVNTLILAGVSAVIGTVLGMVLAVMGLSKKVWLRWPARVYTDIFRGLPAILTILVIGQGLGTLARPIVGHNPYPLGITALSLIAAAYIGEIFRAGIQSVEKGQLEASRALGMTYTKAMLLVVIPQGVRRVLPALVNQFIALVKDSTLVYFLGFLTSQRELFRIGQDLAANTGNLSPLVAAGVVYLVITVPLTHLVNYIDKRLQTGRKVRADPGDDGGGSSLTLVNTERVSL; via the coding sequence ATGGATCAGTTTCTCGACACGTTTCTCAACTGGGACTACATCTGGCAGGTCTTCCCCGACCTGCTGAAGACAGGCCTGGTCAACACGCTGATCCTCGCCGGGGTGTCGGCGGTCATCGGCACCGTGCTCGGCATGGTGCTGGCGGTGATGGGACTGTCCAAGAAGGTCTGGCTGCGCTGGCCCGCGCGCGTGTACACCGACATCTTCCGCGGCCTGCCGGCGATCCTGACGATCCTCGTGATCGGCCAGGGTCTCGGCACGCTCGCGCGGCCGATCGTCGGCCACAACCCGTACCCGCTGGGCATCACCGCGCTGAGCCTGATCGCGGCGGCCTACATCGGTGAGATCTTCCGCGCGGGCATCCAGAGTGTCGAAAAAGGACAGCTGGAGGCCAGCCGCGCGCTGGGCATGACCTACACCAAGGCGATGCTGCTGGTGGTGATCCCGCAGGGCGTGCGCCGCGTGCTGCCCGCGCTGGTGAACCAGTTCATCGCGCTGGTGAAGGATTCGACGCTGGTGTACTTCCTCGGGTTCCTCACCTCGCAGCGCGAGCTGTTCCGCATCGGCCAGGACCTGGCCGCCAACACGGGCAACCTCTCGCCGCTGGTGGCGGCCGGCGTGGTGTACCTCGTGATCACCGTGCCGCTCACACACCTGGTGAACTACATCGACAAGCGCCTGCAGACCGGCCGCAAGGTCCGCGCCGACCCCGGCGACGACGGCGGCGGCAGCAGCCTGACGCTCGTGAACACCGAAAGGGTGAGCCTGTGA
- a CDS encoding ABC transporter substrate-binding protein, with protein sequence MKKTLITAVTAAALLATLTACGGGSGSGGDTLRVGTLSDSRPNAYQENGQFTGFDNELLKDIAAKENLKVEFVAVDFSALLGQVANGTFDIGSAGIAQTDARKQTVAFSDPYNYQSLGIEAKDAAGITDENSLAGKRIGVVQGTVSDTWLAANAPKAQAVRFPNDAAALSALKSSAIDGAVFDAASAEDYSAKNPGLKVTKTITTTIPHGYAVKKGNTDLLNKLNDGIKKAVADGTWKKVHQQFEPNEPVPTEFATGQ encoded by the coding sequence ATGAAGAAGACATTGATCACAGCCGTCACGGCGGCGGCCCTGCTCGCCACGCTCACCGCGTGCGGCGGTGGCAGCGGCAGCGGTGGTGACACCCTGCGGGTCGGCACGCTGAGCGACTCGCGGCCCAACGCCTACCAGGAGAACGGCCAGTTCACCGGGTTCGACAACGAGCTGCTGAAGGACATCGCGGCCAAGGAGAACCTGAAGGTCGAGTTCGTCGCGGTCGACTTCTCCGCGCTGCTGGGCCAGGTCGCCAACGGCACGTTCGACATCGGCAGCGCGGGCATCGCGCAGACCGACGCGCGCAAGCAGACCGTGGCGTTCTCCGACCCGTACAACTACCAGTCGCTCGGGATCGAGGCGAAGGATGCGGCGGGCATCACCGACGAGAACTCCTTGGCGGGCAAGCGGATCGGCGTGGTGCAGGGCACCGTCTCCGACACCTGGCTCGCGGCCAACGCGCCCAAGGCCCAGGCGGTGCGCTTCCCGAACGACGCCGCGGCGCTGAGCGCACTGAAGTCGTCGGCGATCGACGGCGCGGTGTTCGACGCGGCCTCGGCCGAGGACTACTCGGCGAAGAACCCGGGCCTGAAGGTCACCAAGACGATCACCACGACGATCCCGCACGGGTACGCCGTGAAGAAGGGCAACACCGACCTGCTGAACAAGCTCAACGACGGCATCAAGAAGGCCGTTGCCGACGGCACCTGGAAGAAGGTGCATCAGCAGTTCGAGCCGAACGAGCCGGTGCCCACCGAGTTCGCCACGGGGCAGTAG
- a CDS encoding ABC transporter substrate-binding protein yields the protein MRKLLSTLAVVVASAVTLTACGSSDASGQTLRVGTLTDAPPSIYLENGQFTGYDNELLRDIAKREGFQVEFVGTEFSGLLAKVAGGQLDIGSSTISATTARKKTVAFSNGYDTSYTTVVSKKGANLADASAFSGKRLGVVQGSVQDEFAGKLAGAEVVRFPDYNAGFAQLRDGGLDGWVVPKDIGQKYLDQNPSVPLEFGYTVLDKDTPSAYAVAKSDPDLLNKLNDGLAKAIADGTVARLHAQFFKQAPVAAELAKGGPGLPVKNA from the coding sequence ATGCGCAAGCTCCTCAGCACTCTCGCCGTCGTAGTCGCCTCCGCCGTCACGCTCACCGCGTGCGGCTCGTCGGACGCGTCGGGCCAGACGCTGCGCGTCGGCACCCTCACGGACGCGCCGCCGAGCATCTACCTCGAAAACGGCCAGTTCACCGGCTACGACAATGAGCTGCTGCGCGACATCGCCAAGCGCGAAGGCTTCCAGGTCGAGTTCGTCGGTACCGAGTTCTCCGGCTTGCTCGCCAAGGTCGCGGGCGGGCAGCTCGACATCGGCAGCTCCACGATCTCCGCCACCACCGCGCGCAAGAAGACCGTCGCTTTCTCCAACGGCTATGACACCAGCTACACCACCGTTGTCAGCAAGAAGGGCGCGAACCTCGCCGACGCGAGCGCTTTCTCGGGCAAGCGCCTCGGCGTGGTGCAGGGGTCGGTGCAGGACGAGTTCGCGGGCAAGCTCGCGGGCGCCGAGGTCGTGCGATTCCCCGACTACAACGCGGGTTTCGCGCAGCTGCGCGACGGCGGCCTCGACGGCTGGGTGGTGCCGAAGGACATCGGCCAGAAGTACCTCGACCAGAACCCAAGCGTGCCGCTCGAGTTCGGCTACACCGTGCTGGACAAGGACACGCCTTCGGCCTACGCGGTGGCGAAGTCCGATCCGGACCTGCTGAACAAGCTCAACGATGGCCTCGCGAAGGCCATCGCGGACGGCACCGTCGCCCGCCTGCACGCCCAGTTCTTCAAGCAGGCGCCCGTGGCCGCGGAGCTCGCCAAGGGCGGTCCCGGTCTGCCGGTGAAGAACGCGTGA
- a CDS encoding alpha/beta fold hydrolase, with product MPLACRALVLLLTAVLAAACSSSPPPAPAAPVPACRVVKTPVSVPGVAAPGQLTGDLCTPPSGNGTVLLLVAGGGENADYWELPELRSNSLVRAALAKGYATYALDRLGTGRSTVPASSTSVTYDGQVSTVDQVATALHSDIQQFGTTWHTVVGIGHSLGSGTLAGVAARHAGVLDALILTGYGAAVTPETLQLDKLYQVPARTVGTRWRGLDDGYVTVLPDKVEQIGLVHGPGTDPKALPVIGAHQGILSDTELSSRPQGAAAAAQAARITVPALVAVGQFDRHYCEGNPVGAPPAPTAQCGGAPAFQSYEKKLLPNACLATHLVAGSGHAIQEELAAPAANALYLSWLQSTFDGGKAQCAETGPMP from the coding sequence ATGCCCCTCGCTTGCCGTGCCCTGGTTCTCCTGCTCACCGCCGTGCTGGCTGCCGCGTGTTCGAGCAGTCCGCCGCCGGCACCGGCCGCCCCGGTGCCGGCGTGCCGGGTGGTGAAGACCCCCGTCTCGGTCCCCGGCGTGGCCGCGCCGGGACAGCTCACCGGTGATTTGTGCACGCCCCCGAGCGGCAACGGCACCGTGCTGCTGCTCGTCGCCGGGGGCGGGGAGAACGCCGACTACTGGGAACTGCCCGAGCTGCGCTCCAACAGCCTCGTCCGCGCGGCCCTGGCCAAGGGCTACGCCACCTACGCGCTCGACCGGCTCGGCACCGGCCGCTCGACCGTGCCCGCTTCGAGCACATCGGTGACCTACGACGGGCAAGTGTCCACTGTGGACCAGGTGGCGACGGCGTTGCACAGCGACATCCAGCAGTTCGGCACCACCTGGCACACCGTCGTGGGCATCGGGCACTCGCTGGGTTCCGGCACGCTGGCCGGCGTCGCGGCGAGGCACGCCGGAGTGCTCGACGCGCTGATCCTCACCGGGTACGGCGCCGCCGTGACCCCGGAAACCCTTCAGCTCGACAAGCTCTACCAGGTGCCCGCGCGGACCGTCGGGACTCGGTGGCGAGGGCTGGACGACGGGTACGTGACGGTGCTGCCGGACAAGGTCGAGCAGATCGGCCTCGTCCACGGCCCGGGCACCGACCCGAAGGCGCTGCCGGTGATCGGCGCCCACCAGGGGATCCTCTCCGACACCGAGCTGTCCTCCCGGCCGCAGGGCGCCGCCGCGGCAGCGCAGGCGGCCCGGATCACGGTGCCGGCGCTGGTCGCCGTCGGCCAATTCGATCGCCACTACTGCGAGGGCAATCCTGTGGGCGCGCCGCCGGCACCGACTGCGCAGTGCGGTGGCGCGCCCGCGTTCCAGAGCTACGAGAAGAAGCTGCTGCCGAACGCGTGCCTCGCCACCCACCTGGTCGCCGGCAGCGGGCACGCGATCCAGGAGGAGCTCGCCGCGCCGGCTGCGAACGCGTTGTACCTGTCGTGGCTGCAATCCACTTTCGACGGCGGCAAAGCGCAGTGCGCGGAGACCGGCCCGATGCCGTGA
- the purB gene encoding adenylosuccinate lyase, whose translation MTDKPRIPNVLAARYASPELVRLWSPEQKVVLERQLWLAVLRAQNELGVEVPEGVLADYERVIDDVNLESIAERERVTRHDVKARIEEFNALAGHEHVHKGMTSRDLTENVEQLQQLRSLELMRSRVAAVLARLAALAVERSDLVMAGRSHNVAAQATTLGKRFATAADELLVAFSRLDNLIERYPLRGIKGPVGTAQDMLDLLGDESTLDLLESKIAEHLGFRNHFVSVGQVYPRSLDFDVLSTLVQLAAAPSSLAKTIRLMAGHELVTEGFKPGQVGSSAMPHKMNTRSCERVNGLAVVLRGHLSMIGELAGDQWNEGDVSDSVVRRVALPDAFFALDGLLETFLTVLAEFGAFPAVIERELDRYLPFLATTKVLMAAVRGGVGRETAHEAIKENAVGVALAMRERGAENDLLDRLAADSRLPLDRGDLDKLLADRISFTGVAPAQVEEVARRVETVLERFPDAAQYAPGPIL comes from the coding sequence GTGACGGACAAGCCCCGGATTCCCAACGTGCTCGCCGCCCGCTACGCGTCGCCCGAGCTGGTGCGGCTGTGGTCGCCCGAGCAGAAGGTGGTGCTGGAGCGGCAGCTGTGGCTCGCCGTGCTCCGCGCGCAGAACGAGCTGGGCGTCGAGGTGCCCGAAGGTGTGCTCGCGGACTACGAGCGCGTGATCGACGACGTGAACCTCGAGTCGATCGCCGAGCGCGAGCGTGTGACGCGCCACGACGTGAAGGCCCGCATCGAGGAGTTCAACGCCCTCGCCGGCCACGAGCACGTGCACAAGGGCATGACCTCGCGCGACCTCACGGAGAACGTGGAGCAGCTGCAGCAGCTGCGGTCGCTGGAGCTCATGCGCAGCCGCGTCGCCGCGGTGCTGGCGCGGCTGGCCGCATTGGCCGTGGAGCGCTCGGACCTGGTGATGGCCGGGCGCTCGCACAACGTCGCCGCGCAGGCCACCACGCTCGGCAAGCGGTTCGCGACCGCCGCCGACGAGCTGCTGGTCGCGTTCTCCCGCCTGGACAACCTCATCGAGCGCTACCCGCTGCGGGGCATCAAGGGCCCGGTCGGCACGGCGCAGGACATGCTCGACCTCCTGGGCGACGAGTCCACTTTGGACCTCCTGGAGTCCAAGATCGCCGAGCACCTCGGGTTCCGCAACCACTTCGTGAGCGTCGGGCAGGTCTACCCGCGTTCGCTCGACTTCGACGTGCTGTCCACGCTGGTGCAGCTGGCGGCGGCGCCGTCGAGCCTCGCCAAGACGATTCGCCTGATGGCCGGCCACGAGCTCGTGACCGAGGGCTTCAAGCCCGGCCAGGTCGGCTCGTCGGCCATGCCGCACAAGATGAACACGCGCTCGTGCGAGCGGGTCAACGGTCTGGCCGTCGTGCTGCGCGGGCACCTGTCGATGATCGGCGAGCTCGCGGGTGATCAGTGGAACGAGGGCGACGTGTCCGACTCGGTCGTGCGCCGCGTCGCGCTGCCCGACGCGTTCTTCGCGCTCGACGGCCTGCTGGAGACCTTCCTCACCGTGCTGGCCGAGTTTGGCGCCTTCCCGGCCGTGATCGAGCGTGAGCTCGATCGCTACCTGCCGTTCCTCGCCACCACGAAGGTGCTGATGGCGGCCGTGCGCGGCGGCGTCGGTCGTGAGACGGCCCACGAGGCGATCAAGGAGAACGCCGTCGGCGTGGCCCTGGCGATGCGCGAGCGCGGCGCCGAGAACGACCTGCTCGACCGGCTGGCGGCCGACTCGCGCTTGCCGTTGGATCGCGGCGACCTGGACAAACTCCTCGCCGACCGGATCTCGTTCACGGGCGTGGCGCCGGCGCAGGTCGAGGAGGTGGCGCGGCGCGTGGAGACCGTGCTGGAGCGCTTCCCGGACGCGGCGCAGTACGCGCCGGGGCCGATCCTGTAA
- a CDS encoding DUF4380 domain-containing protein: MVTDVVWLDNGVLRLGVVPALGGRLLSVTHEGIELLWRNPALLSPDLQPLDGHVLAPNSGRMGDWVNYGGDKTWPAPQGWEGPGQWAGPPDPVLDSGPYSVSGLTELSVTLTSGVEPRTGLRFTRELTLGSGASYTLRLTAANCSEGPVRWALWNVTQLPGGGTVTAGLAGMRTPAVVELVAGTGNPEYTVDGGTLVVPPQDVVGKLGVPDTAGRVSCTVGETTLTLSFDVDPAAEYPDAGSPLEIWLEHPLPEPLADLGDLDPPARIVELEALGPLTTLAPGETTSLTVTGTVSG; encoded by the coding sequence ATGGTGACCGACGTCGTGTGGCTCGACAACGGCGTGCTGCGCCTCGGCGTCGTCCCGGCGCTGGGCGGGCGGCTGTTGTCGGTGACACACGAAGGCATCGAGCTCCTGTGGCGCAACCCGGCGTTGCTGAGTCCCGACCTGCAGCCGCTCGACGGCCACGTCCTGGCCCCGAACTCCGGCCGGATGGGCGACTGGGTCAACTACGGCGGCGACAAGACCTGGCCCGCGCCGCAGGGCTGGGAAGGGCCCGGCCAGTGGGCGGGGCCGCCGGACCCCGTGCTGGACTCGGGCCCCTACTCCGTCTCGGGCCTCACCGAGCTGTCGGTCACCCTGACCAGTGGCGTCGAACCCCGCACGGGCCTGCGGTTCACGCGCGAGCTGACGCTGGGCTCCGGCGCTTCGTACACGCTGCGGCTCACCGCGGCGAACTGCTCCGAGGGGCCGGTGCGCTGGGCACTGTGGAACGTCACCCAGCTCCCGGGCGGCGGCACCGTCACGGCCGGGCTCGCGGGCATGCGCACGCCGGCTGTCGTGGAGCTCGTGGCAGGCACCGGAAATCCCGAGTACACAGTGGACGGTGGCACGCTCGTGGTGCCGCCGCAGGACGTCGTCGGCAAGCTCGGAGTGCCGGACACCGCGGGCCGGGTCTCGTGCACCGTCGGTGAGACCACGCTCACGCTGTCCTTCGACGTCGACCCGGCCGCGGAGTACCCCGACGCGGGTTCGCCGCTCGAGATCTGGCTGGAGCACCCGCTGCCGGAACCCCTCGCCGACCTGGGCGACCTCGATCCGCCGGCGCGCATCGTGGAGCTGGAGGCGCTCGGCCCGCTGACCACGCTCGCTCCCGGTGAGACGACATCGCTGACCGTGACCGGAACCGTTTCGGGCTGA
- the dgoD gene encoding galactonate dehydratase codes for MKITGIETFLVAPRWLFLKVNTDEGISGWGEPVVEGRAETVRAAVHEMAELVVGQDPLRIEDHWQTLRRGGFYRGGPVLSSALAGFDHALWDIAGKVHGVPVHELLGGPVRDRVRVYSWVGGDRPSGIFDAVSAQVEAGFTAVKMNVAGPLAPIASPAEANAALARAREAREALGPERDLAIDFHGRVSPAMARRLVKMLEEVQPMFVEEPVLPETQGGALASVVAASTVPIAVGERLYSRWEFKPVLDAGVAVVQPDPSHAGGISELRRIAALAEVYGASMAPHCPLGPISLAASMQVAFATPNFLIQEQSLGMHYHQGTEALSYLTDSALFRFTDGYAARPTAPGLGIEVDEQAVRRADEVGHHWRSPVWRLDDGGLAEW; via the coding sequence GTGAAGATCACCGGTATCGAGACGTTCCTCGTCGCACCACGTTGGTTGTTCCTGAAGGTGAACACCGACGAGGGCATCTCCGGCTGGGGCGAGCCCGTGGTCGAGGGCCGCGCCGAGACGGTGCGCGCGGCGGTGCACGAGATGGCCGAGCTCGTCGTCGGCCAGGACCCGCTGCGCATCGAGGACCACTGGCAGACCTTGCGCCGCGGCGGGTTCTACCGCGGCGGGCCCGTGCTCTCCAGCGCGCTCGCGGGCTTCGACCACGCGCTGTGGGACATCGCCGGCAAGGTGCACGGGGTGCCGGTGCACGAGCTGCTCGGCGGGCCCGTGCGCGACCGCGTGCGCGTGTATTCGTGGGTGGGCGGCGACCGTCCTTCGGGCATTTTCGACGCCGTGTCCGCGCAGGTGGAGGCCGGTTTCACGGCAGTGAAGATGAATGTGGCGGGACCGCTCGCGCCCATCGCGTCACCCGCGGAAGCCAACGCGGCGCTGGCCAGGGCGCGTGAGGCGCGTGAGGCGCTGGGCCCGGAGCGCGATCTCGCCATCGACTTCCACGGCCGCGTCTCGCCCGCGATGGCGCGCCGGCTGGTGAAGATGCTCGAAGAGGTCCAGCCGATGTTCGTCGAGGAGCCGGTACTGCCGGAGACGCAGGGTGGCGCGTTGGCGTCGGTCGTCGCCGCGTCGACGGTGCCGATCGCGGTCGGCGAACGGCTGTATTCGCGCTGGGAGTTCAAGCCGGTGCTCGACGCGGGCGTCGCGGTGGTGCAGCCCGACCCGTCGCACGCCGGCGGCATCTCGGAGCTGCGGCGCATCGCCGCGCTGGCCGAGGTCTACGGCGCGAGCATGGCGCCGCACTGTCCGCTCGGCCCGATCTCGCTGGCGGCGTCGATGCAGGTGGCCTTCGCGACGCCGAACTTCCTGATCCAGGAACAGAGTCTGGGCATGCACTACCACCAGGGCACCGAGGCGCTGAGCTACCTGACCGACTCCGCACTGTTCCGCTTCACCGACGGCTACGCCGCGCGGCCGACCGCGCCCGGCCTCGGCATCGAGGTCGACGAGCAAGCCGTGCGCCGCGCCGACGAGGTCGGCCACCACTGGCGTTCGCCCGTGTGGCGCCTGGACGACGGCGGGCTCGCCGAATGGTGA